TGGCCGAATCTGAAAAGGAAAGTATCATCGTCCGAGGTGCAAAACGAGTGTACGAGCCGCTCCTCCACGGGGCAATTCACAATCGGTGGGCTGTTGTCACGGTTGCGACCGCATTCGTTGCGTTTTGCTTGCTGGTTTCGACTCGTATGGGAAGTGAGTTTATCCCCCAGCTTGACGAAGGCGACATGGCAGTTCAAGCAATGCGTATACCATCGACCAGCCTGTCACAAGCGGTTGAAATGCAGAATCACCTTGAAAAGGCAATCCTGACTGTGCCCGAGGTCGAACGAGTTTATGCGCAGACTGGTACACAGGAGGTAGCTACTGATCCGATGCCTCCATCTGTATCAGACGTCTTTATAATTATGAAACCCCGTTCTGCATGGTCCGACCCGGACAAACTGAAGACAACTCTTGTCAAAGAGGTCGAAGGCGTTATCGCTGATTTGCCGGGCAATAATTACGAATTCACTCAGCCCATTCAGATGCGCTTCAACGAGCTTATCTCCGGCATTCGAAGCGACGTCGCAGTAAAGATCTTCGGCGATGATCTGGACGTGATGCTCAAAAGCGGTCAACAAATTGCGAGTATCCTTCAAGACATCCCAGGGCAGCAGACGTAAAAGTAGACCAAGTCTCTGGACTACCGATTCTGACAATCGACATCGATCGCAATTCAGTCGCCCGTTATGGGCTCAATATCGCCGATGTGCAAGAGGTCGTAGAGGTCGCTGTCGGTGGCACTTCGGTTGGAGAAGTCTATCGAAGGTGATCGCCGATTTGAGCTCGTCGTTCGGTTGCCGGAGGAGGTTCGCCGAGACGTTGAGGCTCGGAGTTCCTGCCAATTCCTTTGCCGGATCGCCATGGGAGAGTGGTTCCGGTGCAAAACTTACGAGCTTTGCGTTTTCCTCGAGTCGATCCCGGCTATGTGACTCTCGGCGCTATCGCTAACATTAGTATCGCCAAGGACCGAACCAAATTAGCCGTGAAAATGGAAAACGTCGTGTCGTAGTGCAGGCCAACGTTCGCGGACGCGACATCGGCTCATTTGTCGAGGACGCACAGCGCCGAATAAACGTGGAGGTAAAGCTACCGGCAGGGTATTGGAAGACCTGGGGTGGTCAGTTCGAAAATCTCCTTGCCGCAAAGGAGCGTCTGTTGTTTGTAGTGCCGGTCGCCTTGCTACTCATCTTTGCGCTGCTTTTCGCTACATTCAATTCGATAAAAGACTCGATACTTGTATTCACGGGCATTCCACTTGCACTCACTGGCGGCATCTTAACACTCTGGTTTCGAGGGATTCCACTCTCCATTTCAGCCGGAGTCGGATTCATTGCACTTTCGGGAATTGCTGTGCTGAACGGTCTCGTCATGGTGTCATTCATTAACAAGTTGCGCGACGAAGGCCTACCACTTGAAGATGCGATCAGTCGCGGTGCCCTTACGCGGTTGCGTCCAGTACTTATGACCGCTCTTGTAGCCTCCCTCGGCTTTGTACCGATGGCGATTGCTACCGGATCAGGTGCGGAAGTGCAACGGCCACTTGCGACTGTTGTAATCGGGGGCATATTGTCGTCGACCTTTCTAACGCTCGTCGTTTTGCCTGCGCTGTATCGTATATTTCATGGGCCAACTCCTGCTCCAGAAGCCACAGGCACGTAAGCCCAAATCCGCGTAGAGTATTCTCTAACATGGAGAGTACTTTACGCGAACTAAAGAAGTCGCTGCAGCAACACGGCAATATGGGGCTAAGCGGCATGCTGATGAACATCGACGCGGACATGTATGGCGGCGGTATGGTCCATTTTCGGACAAGGCCCTAAGTGAGATTGAGCAGACGCACCGAATTGGGCAAACAGTTGATTGACTGCGTCACGAACATGAGTCTGACTTAAAATTGATGACTTACATACAACAATACTTCTTGGCACTGGGCACGCTCATCGGCGACCTCTGGGTTTGGTTCTTGGTCGGATTTCTTGCCGCAGGAGTAGTTGCAGAATTCGTTCCTCGCACATTCATCGCCCGCCATTTCGGTCGCAATGACCCTTTATCCATCTTCAAGGCGGCCATATCTGGGTTGGTTGCATCGACTTGTTCATGCGGAGCAATCCCAATGGCGGTATCTTTGCGCGAAAGGGAGCAAGCACCGCCGTGGCTTTAACGTTTCTATTAGCAACGCCTTGGTCCGGCGTGCCGCAGTTCCTTGTATTGAGCAACTTTCTTGGAGTACCTAATACGGCACTTCTAATGTCTTGTGCCGTGATCGCCGCATTTCTTTCAGGCCTCGTATTATCGTATCTCGAAAAGCATCGCCTCATAGAAGCACCAAAGTCGGGTGTCGACCATGCGAACGAAACTTGTGTCGACGCTTGCTCTGATGGCTGTGATGTTCGAACAGAACATCAACACGTTGGTTGGCAGGGGCGATTTACAGGAGTGCTGCGGAATGCTTGGGACAACTTCCGGGACCTTGGCAAGTATCTTGTTGTTGGCCTATTGCTCGCAGCAGCGCTCGGTTTCGTGCCGACTAACGTAGTGCAGCAGTACCTCGGAACAACCGAATCGCCATGGTCAATCTTACTCGCCGTGCCTGTAAGTGCCGTGATTGAACTGTGTTCGGAAGGTTTCAGCGTATTTGCGGGTCAACTCTACACAATGGGAGC
This window of the bacterium genome carries:
- a CDS encoding efflux RND transporter permease subunit; translated protein: MYEPLLHGAIHNRWAVVTVATAFVAFCLLVSTRMGSEFIPQLDEGDMAVQAMRIPSTSLSQAVEMQNHLEKAILTVPEVERVYAQTGTQEVATDPMPPSVSDVFIIMKPRSAWSDPDKLKTTLVKEVEGVIADLPGNNYEFTQPIQMRFNELISGIRSDVAVKIFGDDLDVMLKSGQQIASILQDIPGQQT
- a CDS encoding efflux RND transporter permease subunit; the encoded protein is MSRENGKRRVVVQANVRGRDIGSFVEDAQRRINVEVKLPAGYWKTWGGQFENLLAAKERLLFVVPVALLLIFALLFATFNSIKDSILVFTGIPLALTGGILTLWFRGIPLSISAGVGFIALSGIAVLNGLVMVSFINKLRDEGLPLEDAISRGALTRLRPVLMTALVASLGFVPMAIATGSGAEVQRPLATVVIGGILSSTFLTLVVLPALYRIFHGPTPAPEATGT
- a CDS encoding permease, whose protein sequence is MALTFLLATPWSGVPQFLVLSNFLGVPNTALLMSCAVIAAFLSGLVLSYLEKHRLIEAPKSGVDHANETCVDACSDGCDVRTEHQHVGWQGRFTGVLRNAWDNFRDLGKYLVVGLLLAAALGFVPTNVVQQYLGTTESPWSILLAVPVSAVIELCSEGFSVFAGQLYTMGASLGVVFVMLMVGVTTDLTEITVVWGKFGRRSAIAYLLVSTTMSIAVAYLINTVPQ
- a CDS encoding permease — protein: MTYIQQYFLALGTLIGDLWVWFLVGFLAAGVVAEFVPRTFIARHFGRNDPLSIFKAAISGLVASTCSCGAIPMAVSLREREQAPPWL